The Theobroma cacao cultivar B97-61/B2 chromosome 1, Criollo_cocoa_genome_V2, whole genome shotgun sequence genome contains the following window.
TGATTTGGTTTAATGACTAGCATTGCCACGTCACCAAAATCATATTATTTGCAATATAACTGGTTAGGTTCTGCATTTAGGCAGATCTATTCCTCATCTGTTGGCATAGTCTTCTGAATCCTCTCAATGAAGCGAAGCATCACCTCCGTGCTTTTCTCATCTGGGGATTGGGAAAAGGAGTTAAAATTAGAACTAAGAAAAACTATTACTCTAACATGCTTGTCCATGTACTACCTAGTTTTGGAACTGTGTGCCCCTTGGGATGATTGATCACAAAAGGATCCACAAAGGATTCCAGGAGAGCAGTTGACTCCGGCTTCGTGTTCGTGGTGTCCATTTCACCTGCAAACCCATGTTTTAGTCAGTATTGTGCATGGCCCCAAGATTGCTTCTACCAAAATATGTGTGAAACTTATCCAAGACCTTATCAGAACATTTATTTACATTTGCAGTGTTTTCATCAGCTATAAGTAGAGTGCAATTGGTTTAATAAGTTCAAACGACTAAAGTGAAATATTTAATGaagtctttttttattaaaattaaaaaaattattaaatttttattcttcttgctttttaagatataaaatttttatattttttaaatagttaatataaaatcaataatcaaaatttttaattcaaataaatcaattatcacataaaataaagataatataacaatataatataaattaaaaataaaaaaatctgtaaatattagaataataGTATCTAATTGTTGAATGCTTATTACAAACCGCAAATAAGGTTCACGActttataaagataataacATAATGGACTTCTTATGTATTTTTTGGaggaaaattgaagttaaaaaaagaaagaagaaaaagtaaatgagaaaagaagaatttaaaaGTAGATGTTAtacattgaaaaagaaataattggttttatatatagtagaaaaaataattgttagaaatcattaaatatgttgattaaaaataagaaaaataaatgaaaaaaataattattagagatgattaaaaacatatgacCGTTAGTTGATTtggaataatataatattttaaaaattaaaaaataataaaaaattgatatttattaaatatataattaaaaaataaatatgtaattttattaattattttttatttttatatatttttaatataataaattatattataaattataaagcCTCTCCAAATTAGGGGCTAAAGCCCTTGTTTGGGTGGCTTTACCAAGGGCCGGCcctggcaattgaaagctttgAATAGGTACCAAGCCTCTGGAATGGTATTAAAATACCTATGATATGGAGAGAAGGGCATTCGAGAGGTGATGAAAATGCAGTAGAAGTCAGCTTATGGTGTCCAAACTTTGATCCTCCAAACTTGGCTCCTGATATTAATATCAGAAACTTGATTTTTGGAACTTTGGTAAGGGCTACACCATCTCTCTGCATCCCAGGCAAGGCAGCTGATAAAA
Protein-coding sequences here:
- the LOC18611488 gene encoding esterase C25G4.2 — translated: MGSQVQRKPRILCLHGFRTSAEILKKLVLRWPATVLEKLDLVFLDGPYPAQGKSAVEGFFDPPYYEWFQANQDYTEYTNFEECLAFIEDYMIKNGPFDGLMGFSQGAVLSAALPGMQRDGVALTKVPKIKFLILISGAKFGGSKFGHHKLTSTAFSSPLECPSLHIIGEMDTTNTKPESTALLESFVDPFVINHPKGHTVPKLDEKSTEVMLRFIERIQKTMPTDEE